One window from the genome of Loxodonta africana isolate mLoxAfr1 chromosome 14, mLoxAfr1.hap2, whole genome shotgun sequence encodes:
- the MCM4 gene encoding DNA replication licensing factor MCM4 — MSSPASTPSRRGSRRARGAHTPTRQSEDARSSPSQRRRGEDSTSGELQPMPTSPGADLQSPATQDVLFSSPQQLHPSNIPLDFDISSPLTYGTPSSRVEGTPRSGARGTPMRQRADLGSARKGREVDLQSDGPATDDLVASEPSLGQKLVIWGTDVNVATCKENFQKFVRRFIDLLAKEEENVAIDVNEPLYMQRLEEVNVIGEPFLNVNCEHIKAFDKTLYRQLLCYPQEVIPTFDMAVNEIFFDRYPDSILEHQIQVRPFNALKTKNMRNLNPEDIDQLITISGMVIRTSQLIPEMQEAFFQCQVCAHTARVEIDRGRIAEPSVCEHCHTTHSMALIHNRSAFSDKQMIKLQESPEDMPAGQTPHTVILFAHNDLVDKVQPGDRVNVTGIYRAVPIRVNPRVSNVKSVYKTHIDVIHYRKTDAKRLHGLDEEAERKLFSEKRVELLQELSRKPDIYERLASALAPSIYEHEDIKKGILLQLFGGTRKDFSHTGRGKFRAEINILLCGDPGTSKSQLLQYVYNLVPRGQYTSGKGSSAVGLTAYVMKDPETRQLVLQTGALVLSDNGICCIDEFDKMNESTRSVLHEVMEQQTLSIAKAGIICQLNARTSILAAANPIESQWNPKKTTIENIQLPHTLLSRFDLIFLMLDPQDEAYDRRLAHHLVALYYRSEEQAEEEFMDMAVLRDYIAYAHSTVMPQLSEEAGQALIEAYVDMRKIGSSRGMVSAYPRQLESLIRLAEAHAKVRFSNKVEAIDVEEAKRLHREALKQSATDPRTGIVDISILTTGMSATSRKRKEELAEALKKLILSKGKTPALKYQQLFEDIRGQSDIAITKDMFEEALRALADDDFLTVTGKTVRLL; from the exons ATGTCGTCTCCTGCGTCGACCCCGAGCCGCCGCGGCAGCCGGCGCGCCCGAGGCGCCCACACGCCAACAC GTCAAAGTGAAGATGCCAGGTCATCACCCTCTCAGAGAAGGAGAGGTGAGGACTCCACTTCGGGAGAGCTGCAGCCCATGCCTACCTCACCTGGTGCGGACCTGCAGAGCCCTGCCACACAGGATGTCTTGTTTTCCAGCCCTCAGCAGTTGCATCCTTCAA ATATCCCTCTTGACTTTGACATTAGCTCTCCACTGACATATGGCACTCCCAGCTCTCGAGTAGAGGGAACTCCACGGAGTGGTGCCCGGGGCACACCCATGAGGCAGAGGGCTGACCTGGGATCTGCACGGAAGGGGCGGGAAGTAGACCTGCAGTCTGATGGC CCAGCAACAGATGATTTAGTGGCGAGCGAGCCGTCTCTAGGACAAAAACTTGTGATTTGGGGAACAGATGTAAATGTGGCCACGTGTAAAGAAAATTTTCAG AAATTTGTTCGGCGTTTCATTGACCTTTTggctaaagaagaagaaaatgttgcCATAGATGTTAATGAGCCTCTATACATGCAACGACTTGAGGAG GTTAATGTTATTGGagaaccatttttaaatgtaaattgtgAACAcataaaagcatttgataaaacttTGTACAGACAGCTTCTCTGCTACCCACAG gaagTCATCCCAACATTCGACATGGCTGTCAATGAGATCTTCTTTGATCGTTATCCTGACTCCATATTAGAACACCAGATTCAAGTAAGACCATTCAATGCATTGAAGACCAAGAATATGAGAAACCTTAATCCAGAAG ACATCGATCAGCTCATCACCATCAGTGGCATGGTGATCAGAACATCCCAGCTGATCCCAGAGATGCAGGAGGCCTTCTTCCAGTGCCAGGTGTGTGCACACACGGCCCGTGTGGAGATTGACCGTGGCCGCATCGCCGAGCCCAGTGTGTGTGAGCACTGCCACACAACCCACAGCATGGCGCTCATCCACAACCGCTCTGCCTTCTCTGACAAGCAGATG ATCAAACTTCAGGAGTCTCCCGAGGATATGCCAGCAGGGCAGACGCCTCACACGGTCATCTTGTTTGCTCACAATGATCTTGTTGACAAAGTCCAGCCTGGCGACAGAGTGAACGTCACAG GCATCTACAGAGCCGTTCCCATCCGAGTCAATCCAAGAGTGAGTAACGTCAAGTCTGTCTACAAGACCCACATTGATGTCATCCATTATCGGAAAACAGACGCAAAACGTTTGCATGGCCTTGATGAAGAAGCAGAACGGAAACTTTTCTCAGAGAAACGTGTAGAATTGCTTCAGGAACTTTCCAGAAAACCAGACATTTATGAGAGACTTGCTTCAGCCTTGGCTCCAAGCATTTACGAACATGAAGATATAAAAAAG ggAATTTTGCTTCAGCTCTTCGGGGGAACCCGAAAGGATTTTAGTCACACGGGAAGGGGCAAGTTTCGTGCCGAGATTAATATCCTCCTTTGTGGTGACCCTGGGACCAGCAAGTCCCAGCTGCTGCAGTATGTCTACAACCTGGTTCCCCGGGGGCAGTACACATCTGGGAAAGGCTCCAGCGCCGTGGGCCTCACTGCCTACGTGATGAAGGACCCAGAGACGAGGCAGCTGGTCTTGCAGACTGGCGCCCTGGTCCTCAGTGACAATGGCATCTGCTGCATTGATGAGTTTGACAAGATGAATGAAAGTACGAGATCCGTACTGCATGAAGTGATGGAGCAGCAGACTCTCTCCATCGCCAAG GCTGGGATCATTTGTCAGCTCAACGCACGCACCTCAATTCTGGCAGCAGCCAATCCTATTGAGTCTCAGTGGAATCCCAAAAAAACCACCATTGAAAACATCCAGCTGCCTCACACATTATTATCAAG GTTTGATTTGATCTTCCTCATGCTGGACCCTCAGGATGAAGCCTATGACAGGCGGCTGGCCCACCACCTGGTGGCGCTGTACTACCGGAGCGAGGAGCAGGCCGAGGAGGAATTCATGGACATGGCGGTGCTGCGGGACTACATCGCCTACGCACACAGCACTGTCATGCCGCAGCTGAGCGAGGAAGCAGGCCAGGCGCTCATTGAG GCTTACGTAGACATGAGGAAGATTGGTAGTAGCCGAGGAATGGTTTCAGCATACCCTCGACAGCTGGAGTCGTTAATTCGCTTAGCAGAAGCCCATGCTAAAGTACGATTTTCAAACAAAGTTGAGGCAATTGATGTTGAAGAGGCAAAACGCCTTCATCGGGAGGCTCTGAAGCAGTCTGCGACCGACCCCCGGACCGGCATTGTGGATATCTCTATTCTCACCACAG GAATGAGCGCCACCTCTCGTAAACGGAAAGAAGAATTAGCTGAAGCTCTGAAGAAACTGATTTTGTCTAAGGGAAAAACACCAGCACTAAAATACCAGCAACTTTTTGAAGATATCCGGGGACAATCTGACATA GCAATTACCAAAGACATGTTTGAAGAAGCTCTTCGTGCCTTGGCTGACGATGACTTCTTGACAGTGACTGGAAAGACTGTTCGCTTGCTCTGA